CTTATCTTCCTGGATGGGCGACTCGCCAATCTCAAAGCCCACCACTTCCTTGTCCAGTACCGCTTCGATAATCTTGATCCTTTTGTTGGAGCCGATCATCACAACCTGGTCAAAGGAATGGAGCATAGCTATTGTTTCCATGATTGAGTCAAAAAGGGTTAACCCGCTCTTATCTCTTAGATACTCCCAGCGCTCCTTTTCCGACATGAGAAAGATAAGATCTACACCTTCCCCTTCCAGCGCCTCACGGACTTCCTCTTTGTTTAAAATTGGAAAGCCAACCACGGCCAGGCTGCGGCCCTTCCTGATTTCGCCCAGACTCTCAAGACGGGATACAAGGGTCCGGTCCACCCCCAGGCGGGTTGCCACCTCAGTCTGTGATAGACCCTTTGCCCTCATGATGAGGATTTCACTCACAGCCTGGTCAATCTTGCGCCGGCTGAGTATTTTCTCTCCCAAACGGATTAAATCCAAAGCTTATCACCTATTTCGGTCGTCAGTCGTCCGATGTCGGACGTCGGTATATGCTGCATTTCTCTTGGGTAAGAGGATTTGTCAGGCATACTTTGCTTTAGGGGTATTCCACATACCGCTATCGCGTCACCAGCAGGGCATAAGTACCTAGTAATGTAGGTGCGATTTCAATCGCACTTGCATGGCGCAACAGAGGCTTGTTTATACGTACTATTATGGGGTCATGTGCGTAGTATTGCTCCGTACGTGGGAGCATATTTAAGGTTAGGACTAATAATAATATATTCGTCCCGGGTATATTCATGTGCACAAAATTGTGTACATACTAGATTTTAACAGAAAAATAAGCCCTCTCGCAAGGGCTGACGAAAATTTTATCTCTTATTTTGAAAATAATTCTTTAATTATCGACATTTTCCTCGAACAAGCCAAGAATACTGCTGATTTCCTCCCGGGACCCGGCCTTATTTATCAAATCTCTCAACCTGGCTGAACCGCGCATTCCTCGTGTATACCAGGCAGCGTGCTTGCGCATCTCCCAGACCGCCACCCTCTCCCCCTTGGACTGGACGAGAAGGTCCAAGTGCCTCTGCGCCATGGCGACCTTCTCTTCAGGTTTTGGCTCGGGCAGCAGCTCGCCGTATTTTAAAAAGTGCACAGTGCGCGAGAACATCCAGGGATTGCCGAGGGCGGCCCGGCCGATCATAACCGCGTCGCACCCTGTCTCTTCCATCATGGCCAGGGCATCTAGCGGGGACCAAATGTCCCCGTTGCCGATAACCGGGACCTTGACTGCCTTTTTAACCGCGGCAATTGCTCCCCAGTCGGCCTTTCCGCTGTAGAACTGGGAACGGGTCCGCCCGTGTACGGTTACTGCCGCGGCCCCCGCGTCAACCACCGCCCGCGCCAGTTCCACCGCGTTAACGGACTTTTCGTCCCAGCCCTTGCGCATTTTAACGGTAACAGGGACTTGCACTCTATCTACCACCGACTTGACAATTTTCGCAGCCTTTTCTACGTCCTTCATCAGGGCGGAGCCTTCTCCGTTCCGGACGATTTTGGGTGTCGGGCAACCCATGTTGATATCTATCAAAGAGGCCCCGCAACTCTCAACGATTTCCGCGGCGCCGGCCATATAGGCGGGCTCGGAGCCGAATATCTGAATGCTTACCGGCCTGGACTCCCCGTCAATATTAAGGATGGCGCCGGTTTTAACGTTTCCATACAAAAGCGCCTGGTCACTCACCATTTCGGTGCAGACCAGGCCGCAACCAGCCTCTTTAGCTAAGGTGCGATAAGCTTTGTCGGTAATACCTGCCATTGGCGCCGATATAACCGGGTTCTCCAGTTGAACGGAACCGATTTTCACCGCGTTGTCAAATTCCTCTCATAAATTAAGAGCAAGCCGGTCAGGGTCAGGAAAGCATCTACTTTTTCAATGGTTGCGCTGGACTCGGCAATGAGTGGAGCCAACCCCCCGGTAGCAATAACCATACTATTTTCACCAAGTTCCTTTTTCATCCGTCTGGTAATCTCGTCGACCTGGCCGACAAAACCGTAATATATGCCGGCCTGCATGCTGCTGACGGTGTTTCTGCCAATTAAAGCCGACGGCTTTGCTATTTCTACCCGGGGTAGTTTGGCGGCTCTGGCAAAGAGGGCTTCCGTTGAAATGCCGATACCTGGCGCTATAGCTCCACCCAGGTATTCCCCCCTGGCGTTAATGGCGCAGAAGGTCGTGGCCGTCCCGAAGTCGACGATAATCAAAGGGCATCCGTATTTTTCAATCCCCGCCACGGCATTGACAATGCGGTCGGCGCCCACTTCCCTGGGGTTTTCGTATTTCACCGGAAGGCCGGTCTTAATGCCCGGCCCTACCACCAGGGGGCTTATGTTGAAAAATTTCCGGCACATTTTTTCCAGGGTATAGGTCAGAGGAGGCACCACGGTGGAAATAACCATGGCGTGGATCGATTTCATTTCCAGCCCTGCGATGTCAAACAGCTCTTTGAGCATAACCCCGTACTCGTCCGAGGTGCGATGGCGGTTAGTGGACAGCCGCCAGTTTGCTACGAGTTCACGATCCTTATAGACACCCAAAACAATATTGGTATTACCCACATCAAAAACCAGGACCATACCTGTCCCCCTCCCCGGTACATCTTAACCAATTTTAGCAGAGAGCCCGGCTGCGGCGCAAGAAGCTCCAGGCGCAAATATCAAATATAATACATATCCGCCTCTTTAGAACGGCGTATGCGCTCCGCATCGTCGCACAAATCAGCCAGGTTGATCTGAGTAAGCACGTCTCTCAAAGAGTCCCGCACCCTTTGCCACAAAACACGTGTTACGCAGGTATTCGACCAGTCGCATAATACCTGCTCATCCTCGTTAACGCATTCGGTTAGGTCCAGCGGCCCCTCTACGAGCCGGATGATGTCCCAAGCCGTTATCTTGTCAGGTCCTTGACTCAGCAGGTAACCGCCCTGAGCGCCGCGGACGCTGCGCACCAGTCCGCCTTTCCTCAGGGAAGTCATCAACTGCTCCAGGTATCCTTCCGATATACCCTGATTTTCGGCCACCTTAATGAGCGGAACCGGCTCTCCCCTCTCGTAATGCCGGGCAAATTCCACCATGGCCCTCAGGCCGTAACGGGCCCGGGTTGAAAATCTCATGTCGCACCCCTCCGTCATCATTCCCGACCTTGCTGTATATCAATTTAAAATGTTTCATCTTTGTTCGGATTTAGTAGTAATTTGCAGGTACAGGCGTAAGGCGTAAGTCGTAAGGCGTAAAATATATTTAATATATAGCTTGTCGTGAGGCCTTTACAACGGCCTGCGGCAGCTATTGCTCCCGCCGGCGCCGCTTCATGCAAGTAATGCCTAAAAAGGTGAAGCGGAACGCAACTCTTCTATGACCGGGCCAATGGTCGCCAGAAAATATTCAACGTCCTCCTCCGTATTATCCCGTCCCAGTGTCAAACGCAGGGAACCATATGCCAGATGGGGCGGAATACCCATGGCCAGCAGCACATGTGACGGCTCCAGGGAACCCGAAGTGCACGCCGACCCGCTGGAGGCCGCGATCCCTTTCAGGTCCAGGTTGTGCAGCATGGACTCGGCCTCAATATGTTCAAAACAAAAGCTGGCATGGTTGGGCAGTCGCAGCACAGGGTGTCCGGTAAGTTGAACTTCCTCAACACTACCGGTTACACCGCTGATCAACCTGTCCCGTAGGGCTTTTAGACGGTTGCCTTCTATTGCCTGGTCCGCTGCGGCCAGTTCAACCGCCTTGCCCAGGCCGATGATGCCGGGGATGTTTTCGGTGCCGGCCCGCCGCAGCCGCTCCTGCGCTCCGCCGTGCAGCAGCGTTTGCTTCCAGCGGGTCCCCTTGCGGATATACAGCGCTCCAATGCCCTTGGGGCCGTATATCTTGTGAGCGGATATGGTCAGCAGGTCGCAGTTCAGGTCGTTGACATCGACCGGTATTTTACCGAAGCTCTGCACGGCGTCAATGTGAAAGAGAACACCCCGCTCCCTGGCAATTTTACCGATTTCAGCCGCAGGCATAATGGAGCCTACTTCGTTGTTGGCGTGCATGATAGTAATCAGGGTGGTCTTGTCGGTAATGGCGTCCTTTACTGCTTCCACACTGACCATACCGTAGCGGTCAACGGGCAGAATCGTTGTCTCAAAGCCCTGCTTGCCCAGCGCCTTTACGGTGTTGAGCACGGCGTGATGTTCAACGGCGCTGGTAATAATATGGTTGCCTTTTTTGAAGTTGGTAGCAGCTGCCCCGTGTATGGCCAGGTTGTCGGCTTCGGTCCCCCCGCTGGTAAAGACGATTTCCTCACGGTCGGCGCCGAGGGCATGCGCTACCTTTTCCCTGGCCTCTTCAACCGCTTTTTTGGCGGCGTAGCCGAAAAAATGGTGGCTGGATGGATTGCCGAAGTTGTCACCAGTTAAGAAGCGGTATATCTCATCGGCGACACGCCGGTCAACAGGTGTGGTACCGCTGTGGTCAAGATAGATCCTGGGCAATGGACGACCCCCTCCGATACTAAGACTAAAGTCTTTAAGGCAGAATTAGCCCAATAATATCAGATTTTTTATATTTCAATCACCTGAAACCGTATCACATTACTAGGGTATTGTCAACCAAGGAGGTAAAAAAAGCGCTTCCGCGCTGGCCTCGATCATTTCTCTGCCGGTAACCTGCGAAAAGTCTACCTGGTATCCCGCGTTTTCGGCAAGGTACTGCATAAAAAGCCGTTGTACCCGCCCGTTGCCTTCCCGAAACGGGTGGATCACATTGATCTCACTGAGATAAAAGGATAAGCGGAAGGGCATCTCATTTTCCGGAGTGCCGCTTAGATACATCTCCTTTTTCAGCCTTCCAAACAGCTCGTTTGCATTGGATTCTATGTAAGACGCTTGAACACCGGACGCACTTTATTAGCTCGGTGCATGTCTCCGTTATCGCCGATATATGCCTGTAATGGATCAAGCACAATCAGCTTTGCGCCGGTTTCCTGCACAGCCTGCTCCAGACGTTCATCGCACAGAGTGAGTTCCTTGTCCGATTCATCGATGACCATCACACGGGAACAGTCTGCGCCGGACGCTTCCAGCCTCGGCTTAATGGTATCTGCCAGACCGTCCTCTGCCGACTGGTATATTACTCTGATAGGTTTCGCTGCTGCTTTTTCCTCCGGCAGCGGCTTGCCTGTTGTCAGCAGAGCAATCATCGCCAGAACAAAAGATGTCTTGCTTCGCCGGGATCGCTACACATATTTCTATAAAACTGCTTAAATGTCGAATAAACATAAACGGAATCTTTACAAATGCGTAAAATATATTGTAAAGCGCATGCAAATTTTGGTATAATAAGTTGAAACTTAGGAAATGGGTGGCGAATATGCGAGTAAGTTATAAAAAATTATGGAAGCTCCTTATTGATAGAGATATGAAAAAGAAGGATCTGCAATTGGCATCGGGATTAAGTTCAACCACCATTGCCAAACTCTCAAATCATGAGAATGTCAGCATGGAAGTCCTGATTAAAGTATGTGCCACTCTCGGCGTTGATTTCGGAGACATTATGGAATTAGTTCCGGACCTGCAGGACAACACAAAATAAATTAACATATAGCCAATAAAGGAGCCTACTATGGAAATTTTCGATAATATAACAAAAACTGTGAAGAATGATTTAGCGGTTACAATCGAAAAGGGCAGCCGCCTTTCAATTGCTGCCGCTTGTTTTTCCATATACGCATACCAGGTTTTGAAAAAACAATTTGACAATATTGACGAGCTTCGTTTCATATTCACATCGCCTGCCTTTGTCACTGAAAAAGCACCTAAAGAAAAACGCGAATTTTATATCCCCCGCCTCAACCGTGAGCGCAGCCTTTATGGAACAGAATTTGAAGTGAAGTGTTATGAAATAATAGGGGGATGAATTATTATGGATAAAATGCGTTTTGAATCGGCGAACCTGACCGCCGCGAATATTGATAAGATAGCGGAACTTTTTCCCGGTGTTGTCACTGAAGGAAAAGTAAATTTCGACCTGCTGCGCTCCCTGCTGGGCGATGAAGTATATGGCGATGAAGCATATGAGTTTACCTGGGTAGGCAAAAGGGCTGCCATTGCCGAGGCCGGCAGGCCTATTCGCAAGACGCTGCGCCCATGCCCGGAGGAAAGCAAAAACTGGGACACCACCGAAAACCTTTACATAGAGGGTGACAATCTTGATGTGCTCAAGCTCTTGCAGGAGAGCTATCTTGGCAAGGTGAAGATTATTTATATAGATCCGCCGTACAATACGGGCAATGATTTTGTTTACCGTGATAACTTCACGCGGGATAAAGACGAGTATGAAGAGGAAGCGGGCGTATATGACGAGGATGGTGACCGCCTGTTTCGCAATACTGAAAGCAATGGGCGATTTCACTCCGACTGGTGCAGCATGATGTATCCGAGGCTGTTGCTTGCGAGGAATTTGCTGCGGAATGATGGGGTTATTTTTATCAGTATAGATGATAATGAAATAGCACAGCTTCGAAAGATCTGCGATGAAGTATTCGGGGAATCAAATTTCGTCGCAGATTTGTGTGTTGTCAACAACCTAAAAGGCCGCAATGATAAAAAGTACATTGCCAGAGCAAACGAACGTATGCTGATGTATGTCAAATCCCAAGAGTTTGACGAATACGGATTATCTTTATCCGATAATGTATTGGCCGAATACAATATGACTGATTCAAACGGAAAATATCGTTTGCTTGAATTGCGAAAACGTGGTGGTCCGGATACGCGTAGTGAGCGGCCTAATATGTACTATCCTTTTTACGTCAATCCTGATACGGGTGAGGTTTCACTCGAACAAACAGGTTCTTTTTCGGTTGAAGCCCTCCCTGTTAAATCAAACGGTGTTGATGGCCGGTGGCGTTGGGGAAAAGAAACAGCACAAAAGAACATTGGATTTCTTTATGGCAGACAGGTGGGCAATAAATATAACATCTACGAAAAAGACTACTATGAGAGTGACGAAGGAGCGCGGCGAATTCGTCCCAAATCTGTTCTTGCAGGAGCAGGCTATTCTACTGATGTCGCTACAAAAGAATACCGTGCAATTATGCAAGGGATTGATTTCAGTAATCCTAAACCAGTTTTACTTTTGCGTGATTTAATTGAGTACGCTGTTGCGCCAGAAGAAAGTTCAATTATTCTCGACTTCTTCTCCGGCTCCGCTACCACCGCCCACGCTGTCATGCAACTCAACGCCGAGGACGGCGGCAAGCGCAAATTCATCATGGTGCAGTTGCCTGAACCCTGCCCCGAAGGCAGCGAGGCTGCCAAGGCCGGCTATAAAAACATCTGCGAAATCGGCAAAGAGCGAATCCGGCGTGCCGGAGAGAAAATAAAAGATGAAGCCGGGCTGACAGCTCAAAACCTTGACATCGGCTTCCGCGTGCTCAAATTGGACGATACGAATATGAAAGATGTGTACTATGCGGCAAGCGAATATACCCAGGACTTGCTTTCAATGATGGAAGACAACATCAAAGACGACCGCACCGATATGGACCTGCTCTATGCCTGCCTTTTGGATTGGGGATTGCCCCTCTCCATGCCTCACACGCAGGAGAAAATAGGCGGCTTCACCGTGCATACCTACAATGACGGCGACCTCATCGCCTGCTTTGATAAGCAAATCAGCGACGCAGTAGTCAAGGAAATCGCCAGGCGCCAGCCTCTTCGTGCAGTGTTCCGCGACAGCAGTTTTGCCGGCTCGCCCGAAAAAATCAATGTGGAGGAGATTTTTAAATTATTGGCTCCGAACACAAGTGTGAGGGTGATCTGATATGAAGCGGGAAGATAAAATCATTTTGTATACGACGGAAAGCGGCAACGTGACCGTTTCGGTGCGCTTTGAAGACGAAAACTTTTGGATGACGCAAAAAGCCATTGCGGAGCTGTTTGAAACAACGACAGCGAATATCAACATCCATATTAAAAACATTCTGGATGATGAAGAATTGGATGCGGATTCAACTATTAAGGATTTTTTAATAGTTCAAACCGAAGGCAAACGTGAGGTCAGCCGTAAAGTGCAGTTTTACAGCCTGGACATGATTATCGCGGTTGGTTACCGCGTCAACTCAAAAAAAGCGACGCGCTTCCGCCAATGGGCGACCAAAACGCTGCACGAATATATTCAAAAAGGCTTTGTCCTGAATGACGAATTGCTGAAGAACAGCAAGCCTTTCGGCAAGGATTACTTTGACGAGCTGCTGGAGCGCATCCGCGAGATACGCGCCAGCGAAAGGAGAGCCTACCAGAAGATTGCCGATGTGTTCGAGCAATGCAGCTACGACTATGACAAAAACAGCAGCTTGACAAGGGAGTTTTATTCCTTTGTGCAGAACAAGCTCCATTATGCCATAACCGGAAAGACCGCTGCCGAGCTGATTGCCGAGCGGGTCAGCCTTGAACATCCGACAATGGGGCTGACCACATGGAAAGCGGCTCCGGACGGCAAGATTCTCAAACGGGATGTGGTTATTGCAAAGAACTACCTCAACGAAAAGGAGCTTTCACGACTGAACCGTATTGTAAACATGTTTATCGACTATGCCGAATTAATGGCAGAGGATGAAGTGCCGATGAGCATGGCGGACTGGC
This region of Pelotomaculum schinkii genomic DNA includes:
- a CDS encoding helix-turn-helix domain-containing protein, with amino-acid sequence MDLIRLGEKILSRRKIDQAVSEILIMRAKGLSQTEVATRLGVDRTLVSRLESLGEIRKGRSLAVVGFPILNKEEVREALEGEGVDLIFLMSEKERWEYLRDKSGLTLFDSIMETIAMLHSFDQVVMIGSNKRIKIIEAVLDKEVVGFEIGESPIQEDKYVETEKIIELVRAIKG
- the dusB gene encoding tRNA dihydrouridine synthase DusB, with the protein product MKIGSVQLENPVISAPMAGITDKAYRTLAKEAGCGLVCTEMVSDQALLYGNVKTGAILNIDGESRPVSIQIFGSEPAYMAGAAEIVESCGASLIDINMGCPTPKIVRNGEGSALMKDVEKAAKIVKSVVDRVQVPVTVKMRKGWDEKSVNAVELARAVVDAGAAAVTVHGRTRSQFYSGKADWGAIAAVKKAVKVPVIGNGDIWSPLDALAMMEETGCDAVMIGRAALGNPWMFSRTVHFLKYGELLPEPKPEEKVAMAQRHLDLLVQSKGERVAVWEMRKHAAWYTRGMRGSARLRDLINKAGSREEISSILGLFEENVDN
- a CDS encoding type III pantothenate kinase, translating into MVLVFDVGNTNIVLGVYKDRELVANWRLSTNRHRTSDEYGVMLKELFDIAGLEMKSIHAMVISTVVPPLTYTLEKMCRKFFNISPLVVGPGIKTGLPVKYENPREVGADRIVNAVAGIEKYGCPLIIVDFGTATTFCAINARGEYLGGAIAPGIGISTEALFARAAKLPRVEIAKPSALIGRNTVSSMQAGIYYGFVGQVDEITRRMKKELGENSMVIATGGLAPLIAESSATIEKVDAFLTLTGLLLIYERNLTTR
- a CDS encoding RrF2 family transcriptional regulator; this translates as MRFSTRARYGLRAMVEFARHYERGEPVPLIKVAENQGISEGYLEQLMTSLRKGGLVRSVRGAQGGYLLSQGPDKITAWDIIRLVEGPLDLTECVNEDEQVLCDWSNTCVTRVLWQRVRDSLRDVLTQINLADLCDDAERIRRSKEADMYYI
- the nifS gene encoding cysteine desulfurase NifS — encoded protein: MPRIYLDHSGTTPVDRRVADEIYRFLTGDNFGNPSSHHFFGYAAKKAVEEAREKVAHALGADREEIVFTSGGTEADNLAIHGAAATNFKKGNHIITSAVEHHAVLNTVKALGKQGFETTILPVDRYGMVSVEAVKDAITDKTTLITIMHANNEVGSIMPAAEIGKIARERGVLFHIDAVQSFGKIPVDVNDLNCDLLTISAHKIYGPKGIGALYIRKGTRWKQTLLHGGAQERLRRAGTENIPGIIGLGKAVELAAADQAIEGNRLKALRDRLISGVTGSVEEVQLTGHPVLRLPNHASFCFEHIEAESMLHNLDLKGIAASSGSACTSGSLEPSHVLLAMGIPPHLAYGSLRLTLGRDNTEEDVEYFLATIGPVIEELRSASPF
- a CDS encoding Fic family protein; this translates as MYLSGTPENEMPFRLSFYLSEINVIHPFREGNGRVQRLFMQYLAENAGYQVDFSQVTGREMIEASAEALFLPPWLTIP
- a CDS encoding AAA family ATPase, with the translated sequence MIALLTTGKPLPEEKAAAKPIRVIYQSAEDGLADTIKPRLEASGADCSRVMVIDESDKELTLCDERLEQAVQETGAKLIVLDPLQAYIGDNGDMHRANKVRPVFKRLT
- a CDS encoding helix-turn-helix domain-containing protein, giving the protein MRVSYKKLWKLLIDRDMKKKDLQLASGLSSTTIAKLSNHENVSMEVLIKVCATLGVDFGDIMELVPDLQDNTK
- a CDS encoding site-specific DNA-methyltransferase codes for the protein MDKMRFESANLTAANIDKIAELFPGVVTEGKVNFDLLRSLLGDEVYGDEAYEFTWVGKRAAIAEAGRPIRKTLRPCPEESKNWDTTENLYIEGDNLDVLKLLQESYLGKVKIIYIDPPYNTGNDFVYRDNFTRDKDEYEEEAGVYDEDGDRLFRNTESNGRFHSDWCSMMYPRLLLARNLLRNDGVIFISIDDNEIAQLRKICDEVFGESNFVADLCVVNNLKGRNDKKYIARANERMLMYVKSQEFDEYGLSLSDNVLAEYNMTDSNGKYRLLELRKRGGPDTRSERPNMYYPFYVNPDTGEVSLEQTGSFSVEALPVKSNGVDGRWRWGKETAQKNIGFLYGRQVGNKYNIYEKDYYESDEGARRIRPKSVLAGAGYSTDVATKEYRAIMQGIDFSNPKPVLLLRDLIEYAVAPEESSIILDFFSGSATTAHAVMQLNAEDGGKRKFIMVQLPEPCPEGSEAAKAGYKNICEIGKERIRRAGEKIKDEAGLTAQNLDIGFRVLKLDDTNMKDVYYAASEYTQDLLSMMEDNIKDDRTDMDLLYACLLDWGLPLSMPHTQEKIGGFTVHTYNDGDLIACFDKQISDAVVKEIARRQPLRAVFRDSSFAGSPEKINVEEIFKLLAPNTSVRVI
- a CDS encoding virulence RhuM family protein; this encodes MKREDKIILYTTESGNVTVSVRFEDENFWMTQKAIAELFETTTANINIHIKNILDDEELDADSTIKDFLIVQTEGKREVSRKVQFYSLDMIIAVGYRVNSKKATRFRQWATKTLHEYIQKGFVLNDELLKNSKPFGKDYFDELLERIREIRASERRAYQKIADVFEQCSYDYDKNSSLTREFYSFVQNKLHYAITGKTAAELIAERVSLEHPTMGLTTWKAAPDGKILKRDVVIAKNYLNEKELSRLNRIVNMFIDYAELMAEDEVPMSMADWLRETDNFLKNNRRKVLEGKGTISHEDAVKKAEDIYEQFRVRQDRDYISQFDREMAKYLKGEGGKDK